A genome region from Labilibaculum antarcticum includes the following:
- a CDS encoding helix-turn-helix domain-containing protein, whose amino-acid sequence MHQKDNRLHTETIYIKNMVCNCCVRILSMALVKNGIQVDQIRLGKADISYDPNQHNMDTINSILQENGMELVISHEHKIVEQIKTAVIELIHQMNNVDSIVQKSEYLVGKLGLSYQQLSKIFSRHESITLERFIILNKIERIKELIDQDEFTLSEIAFMMDYSSVQYLSSQFHKITGLSVSEYKRNPENHKNPLHSLY is encoded by the coding sequence ATGCATCAAAAAGATAACAGATTGCATACAGAGACCATCTACATTAAGAACATGGTTTGCAATTGTTGTGTGCGGATTTTGAGTATGGCCTTAGTCAAAAATGGGATTCAAGTAGATCAAATTCGATTAGGCAAAGCTGATATTAGTTACGACCCCAATCAACACAATATGGATACTATTAATTCCATTCTTCAAGAGAATGGGATGGAATTAGTAATTAGTCATGAACACAAAATAGTAGAACAAATAAAAACAGCTGTTATTGAATTGATTCATCAAATGAATAACGTGGATTCTATTGTCCAAAAATCGGAATATTTGGTAGGCAAACTTGGATTAAGCTATCAGCAATTATCCAAAATATTTTCCCGCCACGAGTCCATTACTTTGGAACGTTTTATTATTCTAAATAAAATAGAACGTATTAAAGAACTAATTGATCAGGACGAATTCACGCTCAGTGAGATTGCTTTCATGATGGATTATAGTAGTGTGCAATACCTATCCAGCCAATTTCATAAAATTACGGGTTTGTCTGTAAGTGAGTACAAAAGAAACCCTGAGAATCACAAAAATCCATTGCACTCCCTGTATTAA
- a CDS encoding CsgG/HfaB family protein, giving the protein MRNYGNLLRICGYFVLFCFLATKISAQEPQIKKRIAVFVFEDKTDKSWRWWNNKGVGDGVSDMLTTALVKSGNYRVIERAEIDRILNEQDFGQSGRVTQQSAAQMGSVLGVEIAVIGSVSEFGYKKGETGGAIRGLGVGVSNQSATVGVDVRMVNTTTGEIVTAENVRKQKSAKGLKLRTNKLNFKDRKDFDESLVGKAAREAIEDIVSMIDNNANNIEWQAKVITEKAGVVFINSGDADGLKIGDVLSVYSKGEDLIDPDTGISLGSVDSKIGEIKITDSSIGNGKASKCSIVKGTGFAKGNFVRLK; this is encoded by the coding sequence ATGAGAAATTACGGAAATTTGTTACGGATTTGTGGGTATTTCGTCTTGTTCTGTTTTTTAGCAACAAAAATATCTGCTCAGGAACCACAAATAAAAAAGAGAATTGCTGTTTTTGTATTCGAAGATAAAACAGACAAAAGCTGGAGGTGGTGGAACAACAAAGGAGTTGGTGATGGAGTTAGTGATATGCTGACAACGGCTCTTGTAAAATCAGGAAACTATAGAGTGATTGAACGAGCCGAAATTGATCGGATTCTTAACGAACAGGATTTTGGACAAAGCGGACGGGTTACACAACAAAGTGCTGCCCAGATGGGAAGTGTTTTGGGTGTTGAAATTGCGGTAATAGGATCTGTATCGGAGTTTGGATACAAAAAAGGAGAAACCGGAGGTGCCATAAGAGGATTGGGAGTTGGTGTATCCAATCAATCGGCAACAGTTGGTGTTGACGTTCGCATGGTGAATACCACGACCGGAGAAATTGTAACAGCCGAAAATGTACGGAAACAAAAATCAGCCAAAGGACTAAAATTAAGAACCAACAAACTCAATTTTAAAGATCGAAAAGACTTTGATGAATCCCTTGTTGGAAAAGCAGCACGGGAAGCCATTGAAGATATCGTTTCGATGATTGATAACAATGCCAACAACATTGAATGGCAGGCAAAAGTAATTACAGAAAAGGCTGGTGTGGTCTTTATTAACTCAGGAGATGCCGATGGCTTAAAAATTGGGGATGTATTATCCGTTTACAGCAAAGGAGAAGATTTAATTGATCCCGACACGGGAATTTCATTGGGTAGCGTAGACTCAAAAATAGGTGAAATTAAAATTACAGATTCCAGCATCGGTAATGGGAAAGCATCGAAATGTTCAATTGTTAAAGGCACAGGCTTCGCAAAAGGCAATTTTGTTCGTTTAAAATAG
- a CDS encoding chorismate synthase — MNNFGRIFRLSIFGESHGKGVGITIDGCPSGIDLCDEDLLADISRRKAGAKGTTPRIEADMPSILSGTFEGKTTGAPLIILFHNKNTKSKDYSNLLDSPRPGHADFVAQHKYGRHNDYTGGGHFSGRITLGIVAAGVVAKKILGDVKIDAKLTEVGGQSDFDAAVEDALLQHDSIGGIVECRANNLPIGYGEPFFDSVESMISHLIFAIPATKGIEFGSGFAAAKMKGSEHNDNFIDATGKTETNHAGGINGGITNGNELVFRVAIKPTSSIGINQKTMNFAKGEVEDLLIEGRHDACIALRVPVIIEAATAIALADLKLLDKARR; from the coding sequence ATGAACAATTTCGGAAGAATATTTAGACTAAGCATATTTGGAGAATCGCACGGAAAAGGAGTTGGGATTACAATTGATGGATGTCCATCGGGAATTGACTTATGCGATGAAGATCTGTTAGCTGATATAAGCCGCCGAAAGGCTGGCGCAAAAGGAACAACCCCAAGAATTGAGGCAGATATGCCAAGCATATTGAGTGGAACTTTTGAGGGAAAAACCACGGGTGCCCCATTAATCATCCTGTTCCACAACAAAAATACCAAATCGAAAGACTACAGCAATCTATTAGACAGTCCGCGTCCTGGGCACGCCGATTTTGTTGCTCAGCATAAATATGGTCGACACAACGATTATACCGGAGGCGGTCATTTCTCGGGAAGAATCACCCTTGGGATAGTTGCTGCAGGTGTTGTTGCCAAGAAGATTTTAGGTGATGTAAAAATTGATGCCAAGCTAACCGAAGTTGGTGGTCAAAGTGATTTTGATGCTGCTGTTGAAGATGCATTGCTGCAACACGATTCAATTGGTGGAATTGTAGAATGCCGAGCCAATAATCTTCCTATCGGATATGGCGAACCTTTCTTTGATTCAGTAGAATCGATGATTTCACATCTTATTTTTGCGATACCTGCAACCAAAGGAATTGAATTCGGTTCGGGCTTTGCAGCAGCAAAAATGAAAGGTTCCGAACACAACGATAATTTTATTGATGCAACAGGTAAAACGGAGACCAATCATGCCGGAGGAATCAACGGAGGAATTACCAACGGAAACGAACTGGTATTCCGCGTAGCAATAAAGCCGACCTCATCGATTGGTATCAATCAGAAAACCATGAATTTTGCCAAAGGCGAAGTGGAAGATTTACTGATAGAAGGCCGACACGATGCCTGCATTGCTTTGCGGGTTCCGGTAATTATTGAGGCAGCAACTGCAATTGCATTGGCTGACTTAAAATTGCTCGATAAGGCCAGAAGATAA
- a CDS encoding DUF523 domain-containing protein: protein MIIVSACLAGCECRYDGKSNEVPEIKKLVLENKAIALCPEELGGLSTPRIPCEIVKVNNEVKVIGRDKNDYTAQFTKGAEIFTNVAKALNCKTVILKANSPSCGYGKIYDGSFTGKYRKGNGFTAEKLFDLNISILNETNFNDFFKEESELQSD from the coding sequence ATGATAATAGTTAGTGCTTGTTTGGCCGGTTGTGAGTGCAGATACGATGGCAAAAGCAACGAAGTTCCTGAAATTAAAAAACTGGTGCTTGAGAACAAAGCCATAGCTCTGTGTCCTGAAGAATTAGGAGGCCTTAGTACGCCACGCATACCCTGCGAAATAGTGAAAGTCAATAATGAAGTAAAAGTAATTGGTCGCGATAAAAATGACTATACAGCCCAATTTACAAAGGGTGCCGAGATATTCACAAATGTGGCAAAAGCCTTGAATTGCAAAACGGTAATTTTAAAAGCCAACAGTCCGTCATGCGGATATGGAAAAATTTATGATGGCAGTTTTACGGGCAAATACAGAAAAGGGAACGGATTTACGGCGGAAAAACTATTTGATTTGAACATCAGTATTTTGAACGAAACCAATTTCAACGACTTCTTCAAAGAAGAAAGTGAATTGCAAAGCGATTAA
- the aroA gene encoding 3-phosphoshikimate 1-carboxyvinyltransferase: MRVRIQSSTIKGRLTPPSSKSMMQRALAAAMLANGDSVIHNPCKCEDADAATDIIQRMGSVVTKKENSLEITSKVSEAPKSIHVGESGLSLRMFSPIVALKPEEMEITGTGSILNRPVQNIIEGLENLGIECENPGKGFLPIRIKGGYKSNFAKIDGSLGSQFLTGLLMALPLRKEDTTLKVSNLKSIPYINMTLDLIKHFGIEIEHENYENFQIKGNQIYQPTEYTIEADWSSAAPLLVAGALKGIVTLEHMNPDSYQADKAILDALQKCGASIAWEGNNLTVEKKDLNAFDFDATHSPDLFPPLVALAAHCVGESRITGVHRLEHKECNRGVVLKKEFAKLGVRIRIEGDEMIIPGGDVQGGLAKSNNDHRIAMALAVTALASPSPIEIGQHECVAKSYPEFFTDLRKIGGGVAQFYFDSQFV; this comes from the coding sequence ATGAGAGTTCGAATCCAATCCTCAACCATTAAAGGAAGACTGACTCCCCCTTCCTCAAAAAGCATGATGCAAAGAGCTTTAGCCGCTGCAATGTTGGCCAATGGAGACTCTGTAATTCACAATCCTTGTAAATGTGAAGATGCAGATGCTGCAACAGATATCATACAACGAATGGGTTCTGTAGTCACCAAAAAGGAAAATTCGCTAGAAATAACTTCCAAAGTAAGTGAAGCTCCCAAAAGTATTCATGTTGGAGAATCCGGACTTTCGTTAAGGATGTTCTCTCCTATTGTTGCGCTAAAACCGGAAGAAATGGAAATTACGGGAACAGGCAGCATCTTAAATCGACCCGTTCAGAACATTATAGAAGGATTGGAAAATTTGGGCATTGAATGTGAAAATCCTGGCAAAGGATTCTTGCCTATTCGTATAAAAGGTGGCTACAAAAGTAATTTTGCAAAAATTGACGGATCGTTAGGATCTCAATTCCTCACAGGTCTATTAATGGCTCTGCCCTTGCGAAAAGAAGATACAACTCTCAAAGTGAGCAATTTAAAAAGCATTCCTTATATTAATATGACTCTGGATCTAATAAAACATTTCGGCATTGAAATAGAACATGAGAATTACGAGAACTTTCAAATAAAAGGAAATCAAATCTACCAGCCAACCGAATACACCATTGAAGCCGATTGGAGTTCGGCAGCTCCTCTTTTAGTTGCCGGAGCGTTGAAAGGAATTGTAACACTGGAACACATGAATCCTGATTCTTATCAGGCAGATAAAGCAATTTTGGATGCCTTGCAAAAATGCGGCGCTTCCATTGCATGGGAAGGCAACAATTTAACTGTTGAGAAAAAAGATTTAAATGCCTTTGATTTTGATGCAACACACAGCCCGGATCTTTTCCCTCCTTTGGTTGCTTTAGCGGCTCACTGTGTAGGAGAAAGCAGAATTACAGGTGTTCACAGATTAGAGCATAAGGAATGTAATCGTGGTGTCGTTCTGAAAAAGGAGTTTGCCAAATTAGGAGTTCGAATTCGCATCGAAGGTGATGAAATGATAATTCCGGGTGGTGATGTACAAGGAGGATTGGCAAAGAGTAATAATGATCATCGAATTGCCATGGCCCTTGCTGTTACCGCATTGGCCTCACCAAGTCCGATTGAAATTGGCCAGCACGAATGCGTTGCAAAATCCTACCCTGAATTCTTTACGGATTTACGAAAAATTGGTGGCGGTGTAGCACAATTCTATTTCGACAGTCAGTTTGTTTAA
- the aroB gene encoding 3-dehydroquinate synthase → MKTIHIEKQNSSIFVGESYLNVNKYLPEKKCFLICDENIYQHYSEFINQFDYIVMGCGEGNKNWQTIEKIIDQLLERGADRNSFLLGMGGGLVSDVTGFVASIFMRGLEFGFISTSLLSQVDASVGGKNGINFGKLKNMIGIFNPPKFVICDPVLLQTLPKREVRSGFGEVIKHAFIKDEDLYNFLNENSEALLNLDPNLMEDLIYRAVSIKTEVVEGDPFEKGERKKLNFGHTIGHAIENNSDLTHGEAVSVGMSLACRISQELCELSDANVKQVNDLLRKFELPLEHDVSADTINQYLIKDKKKNRSTIDFILLKKIGEATIVTLPIEELKTKVIGLCANPK, encoded by the coding sequence ATGAAGACCATACACATCGAAAAGCAAAACAGCAGTATTTTTGTTGGAGAATCATATCTAAATGTTAACAAATACCTGCCGGAGAAAAAATGCTTTCTAATTTGCGATGAGAACATTTACCAGCACTACTCCGAATTCATCAATCAATTCGATTATATCGTAATGGGTTGTGGCGAAGGAAACAAGAACTGGCAAACCATCGAAAAGATCATCGATCAACTGCTTGAAAGAGGTGCTGACCGAAATAGTTTTCTTTTGGGAATGGGCGGAGGTTTGGTCTCTGACGTGACTGGTTTTGTTGCTTCTATTTTTATGCGGGGACTTGAATTTGGTTTCATTAGCACATCTCTACTATCTCAGGTTGACGCTAGTGTTGGTGGAAAAAATGGAATTAATTTTGGCAAACTGAAGAACATGATTGGTATTTTCAATCCTCCAAAGTTTGTGATTTGCGATCCGGTATTGCTCCAAACCTTACCGAAACGTGAAGTTAGAAGTGGATTTGGCGAAGTAATTAAGCATGCTTTCATTAAAGATGAAGACTTGTATAACTTCCTAAATGAAAACAGTGAGGCTCTTCTGAATTTAGATCCAAATTTAATGGAAGACTTGATTTACAGAGCTGTTTCAATTAAGACTGAAGTTGTTGAAGGTGATCCTTTTGAAAAAGGTGAACGTAAGAAACTGAATTTCGGACACACCATTGGTCATGCTATTGAAAATAATTCAGATTTAACTCATGGCGAAGCTGTATCAGTTGGTATGAGTTTAGCATGCCGAATATCTCAAGAATTGTGTGAGCTAAGCGATGCTAATGTAAAACAAGTCAATGACTTATTGCGAAAATTTGAATTACCCTTGGAACATGATGTTTCTGCCGATACGATTAATCAATATCTGATAAAAGACAAAAAGAAAAATCGATCGACCATTGATTTTATTCTACTCAAAAAAATAGGAGAAGCCACAATTGTCACTCTTCCTATTGAAGAACTAAAAACCAAGGTGATTGGACTTTGTGCCAATCCTAAATAA
- a CDS encoding bifunctional 3-deoxy-7-phosphoheptulonate synthase/chorismate mutase type II: protein MKNLEIKDLSSWPIDVSTRPLVIAGPCSAETEEQVMEAARGVKAAGIQIFRAGIWKPRTRPNSFEGIGAKGLIWLQKVKEEFGLITATEVANARHVELALGAGVDILWIGARTTVNPFAVQEIADALRGHDIPVLVKNPINPDLELWMGAIERLHAVGLTRLAAIHRGFSTYQKLKYRNDPQWQIPIELKRRMPQLPIFCDPSHITGDRDLLDEVAQKSMDLNYEGLIIESHCKPEEAWSDAKQQLTPIALKELLANLVLRDPEAPNELVDSTLGELRHLIDDFDQKLLELLENRMQVSKTIGHYKKENNITVLQNKRWGSILEKSMENGKKKGFSEQFINSLFKAIHQESINQQEEIMNS from the coding sequence ATGAAGAATTTGGAAATTAAGGATCTAAGCAGTTGGCCAATTGACGTTAGTACGCGCCCTCTTGTTATTGCAGGACCTTGTAGTGCTGAAACAGAGGAACAAGTGATGGAGGCTGCACGAGGAGTTAAAGCAGCGGGTATTCAAATTTTCCGTGCAGGAATCTGGAAACCACGTACCCGTCCAAATAGCTTTGAAGGAATTGGTGCAAAAGGATTAATCTGGTTGCAAAAAGTAAAAGAAGAATTCGGATTGATTACAGCTACTGAAGTAGCAAACGCCCGTCACGTTGAATTGGCTTTAGGTGCAGGAGTAGACATTTTATGGATTGGCGCAAGAACCACTGTTAATCCATTTGCTGTTCAGGAAATTGCTGATGCATTACGCGGTCATGATATTCCTGTTTTGGTGAAAAATCCAATTAATCCTGATTTGGAGCTTTGGATGGGTGCAATTGAGAGACTTCATGCAGTTGGATTAACAAGATTAGCTGCTATTCACCGTGGCTTTTCAACCTACCAAAAATTGAAATACAGAAATGATCCTCAATGGCAAATCCCTATTGAATTGAAAAGAAGAATGCCACAACTTCCTATCTTTTGTGATCCTAGTCATATTACCGGAGATCGTGACCTGCTTGATGAAGTAGCTCAAAAATCGATGGATTTGAACTACGAAGGATTAATTATTGAATCGCACTGCAAACCAGAAGAAGCCTGGAGTGATGCCAAGCAACAATTAACACCAATTGCTCTTAAAGAACTTCTAGCTAACTTGGTACTTCGTGATCCTGAAGCACCGAATGAATTGGTTGACAGCACTCTTGGTGAACTAAGACATTTAATTGATGATTTCGATCAAAAATTACTTGAGTTATTAGAGAACCGTATGCAAGTTTCCAAAACTATCGGACACTACAAAAAAGAAAACAACATCACCGTTTTGCAAAACAAACGTTGGGGAAGTATTTTGGAGAAAAGCATGGAAAATGGAAAGAAGAAAGGCTTTAGTGAGCAATTCATTAATAGCTTGTTCAAAGCGATTCACCAGGAATCCATCAACCAGCAGGAAGAAATTATGAACTCATAA
- a CDS encoding prephenate dehydrogenase: MILSVIGLGLIGGSIALDLKKRGFVSKVIGVENNTLNAHAAKKLGLVDEIQDLKTAVCSSDLVILAIPVDACLRLLPDIMNLIDHQIVTDLGSTKEQLIESIANHPKRNQFVPAHPMAGTEFSGPQAAHSGLFDGKCSIICNPEDSDKKAVNLITEMFHCLSMRCVFMDAEVHDRQTAYVSHLSHISAFALSLTVLHKEKSEKHIFELASGGFDSTVRLAKSSAEMWTPIFQQNKKNIGKVLQKYINTLQQFKDLIEEDNLTGVNDLIFEANDIRRILDQKEKNEKETIENTEKIKHKA, encoded by the coding sequence ATGATACTATCAGTAATAGGATTGGGATTAATTGGAGGATCGATAGCTCTTGATTTGAAAAAAAGAGGATTCGTAAGCAAGGTGATTGGTGTTGAGAACAATACATTGAATGCTCATGCTGCTAAAAAACTAGGCCTTGTTGATGAAATTCAGGATTTAAAAACAGCTGTTTGTTCATCCGATCTGGTTATTCTAGCTATTCCTGTTGATGCTTGTTTGAGATTATTACCAGACATCATGAATTTAATAGATCATCAAATAGTTACCGACTTAGGTTCTACAAAAGAACAGTTAATCGAGTCGATTGCCAATCACCCAAAAAGGAATCAATTTGTTCCTGCTCACCCGATGGCTGGTACTGAATTTTCGGGACCGCAGGCAGCGCACTCGGGTTTATTTGATGGAAAATGTTCAATTATTTGTAATCCGGAAGATTCAGACAAAAAAGCAGTAAATCTGATTACAGAAATGTTCCATTGCCTGAGTATGAGATGTGTTTTTATGGATGCAGAAGTGCATGACAGACAAACGGCTTACGTTTCTCATTTATCACACATTAGTGCTTTTGCCTTATCGTTAACCGTATTGCACAAAGAAAAATCGGAGAAACACATTTTTGAGCTGGCCAGTGGTGGATTTGATTCTACTGTTCGTTTGGCAAAGAGTTCGGCCGAAATGTGGACACCAATCTTTCAGCAGAATAAGAAAAATATTGGAAAAGTGCTTCAAAAATACATCAACACCCTTCAACAATTTAAAGATTTAATTGAAGAGGATAATTTGACCGGAGTTAATGATTTAATATTTGAGGCGAACGACATCAGAAGAATTCTTGATCAGAAAGAAAAAAACGAGAAAGAAACAATAGAGAACACAGAGAAGATTAAGCACAAAGCTTAA
- a CDS encoding pyridoxal phosphate-dependent aminotransferase, producing MIQPANRTQGVKEYYFSVKLKEIAKLNEGAVKVLNLGIGDPDMSPSEDTWEMLKEACAHPKSHGYQSYVGIPALREGFSKWYKTFFNVDLNPDNEILPLLGSKEGVMITSLAYLNEGDEVLIPNPSYPTYTSVTNLLGGKIVSYPLVEENNYHPDFDALEKRDLSKVKIMWVNYPHMPTGARASKELLEKIVAFGLKHKILIVNDNPYSFILNDTPLSIMSIEGAKDCCIELNSLSKSHNMPGWRVGMICGKAEMLEPVLKVKTNMDSGMFYPVQQAAIKALAEDQSWYDSINKVYKIRRDLVFKLMNLIGCSPREDQGGMFVWAAIPKKYKDGYELSDKILKESKVFITPGGIFGDQGDKYIRISLCSSEAGIEEAIERIKEN from the coding sequence ATGATTCAACCAGCAAATAGAACCCAAGGAGTTAAAGAGTACTATTTCTCAGTAAAACTAAAAGAGATAGCTAAACTAAACGAAGGTGCAGTAAAAGTTCTTAATCTGGGAATCGGTGATCCGGATATGTCACCATCAGAAGATACTTGGGAAATGCTTAAAGAAGCCTGCGCTCATCCAAAAAGCCATGGTTATCAGTCGTACGTAGGAATTCCGGCATTGCGCGAAGGATTTTCAAAATGGTACAAAACCTTTTTCAATGTAGACTTAAATCCGGACAACGAGATTTTACCCTTATTGGGATCTAAAGAAGGAGTCATGATTACTTCATTGGCTTACTTGAATGAAGGCGACGAGGTTTTAATTCCAAATCCGTCCTATCCTACTTACACATCGGTAACCAATTTATTAGGCGGTAAGATTGTTTCTTATCCCTTGGTTGAAGAAAATAATTATCATCCGGATTTTGATGCTCTTGAGAAAAGAGATTTAAGCAAAGTGAAAATCATGTGGGTTAACTATCCTCATATGCCAACCGGAGCGAGAGCAAGCAAAGAATTACTGGAAAAAATAGTTGCTTTTGGCCTAAAACACAAAATATTAATCGTTAACGATAATCCATATAGCTTTATTCTTAACGATACTCCTCTGAGCATTATGAGCATTGAAGGAGCAAAAGATTGTTGTATTGAATTAAACTCGTTGAGCAAGTCGCACAACATGCCAGGCTGGAGAGTTGGAATGATTTGTGGAAAAGCCGAAATGCTTGAGCCTGTATTAAAGGTAAAAACCAATATGGATTCGGGCATGTTTTATCCGGTTCAGCAAGCTGCGATCAAAGCACTGGCTGAAGATCAAAGCTGGTACGATTCAATCAACAAAGTATATAAAATCAGACGGGATTTGGTTTTTAAGCTGATGAATCTGATTGGATGTTCTCCGAGAGAAGATCAGGGTGGAATGTTTGTTTGGGCAGCGATCCCTAAGAAATACAAAGATGGCTACGAGCTAAGCGATAAAATTTTAAAGGAATCAAAGGTATTTATTACACCAGGTGGAATATTTGGAGATCAGGGAGATAAATACATTCGAATTTCATTGTGCAGCAGCGAGGCGGGAATTGAGGAAGCCATAGAAAGAATTAAAGAAAATTAG
- a CDS encoding anthranilate synthase component I family protein, which translates to MIKFKYLKKELLADVITPVSMYLKLRDRFPGAILLESSDYHSPENASSFIALEPIASITLKDGRLIEEIEGKKEVCDARGKGKRFVSGKLKDFVGQFDLEGKENVPKANALFGYTTFDAVPYFEDLDFNLEKKQSGIPQMCYSLYRFIIEVNHFNNTLKIIELVKNGDDSRIREVSDLLRNRNLPAFTFSLEGEEQSNMDDETYLNMVTQGKKHCKRGDVFQIVLSRQFSHAYKGDDFNLYRALRSVNPSPYLFYFDYGSFRIMGSSPEAQIEIKNKKAYIHPIAGTFRRTGDAVKDAELAKELLKDEKEQAEHVMLVDLARNDLSRDAQNIKVETFCEVQYFSHVIHLVSKVSGELPDDYNPFQLMGDTFPAGTLSGAPKYRAMQLIDEYEPTARGFYGGCIGSLGFNGEVNQAIMIRSFMSKDNHLYFQAGAGVVDKSIEENELKEVSNKLAALRKAMELAQTI; encoded by the coding sequence ATGATAAAGTTTAAATACCTAAAAAAAGAATTACTTGCCGATGTAATTACTCCGGTAAGTATGTATCTGAAATTGAGAGATCGATTTCCTGGTGCAATATTATTGGAAAGTTCGGATTACCACAGCCCGGAAAATGCCAGTTCTTTTATTGCCTTGGAACCAATTGCCAGCATTACCCTAAAAGATGGACGATTGATTGAAGAGATTGAAGGCAAAAAAGAAGTTTGTGATGCAAGAGGCAAAGGCAAACGATTTGTTTCGGGAAAGTTGAAAGACTTTGTTGGACAGTTTGACCTAGAAGGAAAGGAAAATGTGCCAAAGGCAAATGCACTTTTTGGTTACACGACTTTTGATGCGGTTCCTTATTTCGAAGACTTGGATTTTAATTTGGAAAAGAAGCAATCGGGGATTCCTCAGATGTGTTATTCGCTTTATCGGTTTATCATTGAAGTGAATCATTTCAACAATACATTGAAGATCATTGAATTGGTTAAAAATGGAGATGATTCGAGAATACGCGAAGTTTCTGATTTATTAAGGAATAGAAATCTGCCGGCTTTTACATTTTCTTTGGAAGGTGAGGAGCAATCGAATATGGACGATGAAACCTATCTAAATATGGTGACACAGGGTAAGAAACATTGTAAAAGAGGTGATGTATTTCAAATTGTTCTTTCCCGTCAGTTTTCACATGCTTATAAAGGTGATGATTTTAATTTGTACCGCGCTTTGCGATCAGTTAATCCATCGCCTTACTTGTTTTATTTCGATTACGGATCGTTCCGGATCATGGGATCATCGCCTGAGGCGCAGATTGAAATTAAAAACAAAAAGGCATACATTCACCCAATTGCAGGCACATTCAGAAGAACCGGTGATGCCGTGAAAGATGCCGAACTGGCCAAAGAGTTGCTGAAGGATGAAAAAGAACAGGCTGAACATGTGATGCTAGTTGATTTGGCCAGAAATGATTTGAGTCGCGATGCACAAAATATTAAAGTAGAAACCTTTTGTGAGGTGCAGTACTTTTCTCATGTAATTCACTTGGTATCCAAGGTTTCAGGTGAACTTCCCGATGATTACAACCCCTTTCAGTTAATGGGAGACACATTTCCTGCAGGAACCTTATCGGGAGCTCCTAAATACCGCGCTATGCAGTTGATTGACGAATACGAGCCAACGGCAAGGGGTTTTTATGGTGGTTGCATCGGTTCTCTAGGATTTAACGGTGAAGTAAATCAGGCAATCATGATCCGAAGTTTTATGAGCAAGGACAATCATTTGTACTTTCAGGCTGGAGCCGGTGTTGTTGATAAATCCATAGAGGAGAATGAATTAAAAGAAGTAAGTAACAAATTAGCTGCCTTGCGAAAAGCAATGGAACTGGCACAAACTATATAG
- a CDS encoding anthranilate synthase component II, translating to MKILVLDNYDSFTYNLVEYLRNLGANDIEVHRNREIDLKEIAKFDKILLSPGPGIPDEAGILKDVIREYAATKSILGVCLGEQAIAEVFGGSIENLDKVYHGVATSVFRTDDDKGVLQGIDQEFTAGRYHSWNVTKENLPDCLIVTCEDAEGQIMGIRHKEYDVQGVQFHPESVLTPNGLKMIENWLNN from the coding sequence ATGAAGATTTTAGTTTTAGATAATTACGACTCCTTCACCTATAATTTGGTGGAATATTTACGGAATTTGGGTGCAAATGATATTGAAGTGCACAGAAACCGGGAGATTGATTTGAAAGAGATCGCTAAGTTCGATAAGATCTTACTATCTCCGGGACCGGGAATTCCTGATGAAGCAGGCATTTTAAAAGATGTGATTCGCGAATACGCAGCCACTAAATCGATATTAGGTGTTTGCCTGGGAGAACAGGCAATTGCTGAGGTTTTTGGCGGAAGCATTGAGAATTTGGATAAAGTATATCATGGTGTGGCTACTTCGGTTTTCCGAACTGATGATGACAAAGGGGTTTTGCAGGGAATCGATCAGGAGTTTACTGCAGGAAGATATCATTCTTGGAATGTAACGAAAGAGAATTTGCCTGATTGTTTGATTGTTACCTGTGAAGATGCAGAAGGACAAATCATGGGAATTAGACACAAGGAATATGACGTGCAAGGTGTTCAATTTCATCCCGAGTCGGTTCTGACTCCTAATGGATTGAAAATGATTGAGAATTGGCTGAATAATTAA